A window of uncultured Methanoregula sp. genomic DNA:
CTTGAAGATCCGATCTGTCCCTTGTGGATGATCCGGATACCCAGCCCGCATTCTATGGATTTTGTAGCCAGGTGGACGGTCTGTTTCTTCAAATCTGCCGAGACGCTGGTTCCTTCGCCGTAATAGACTTCGACTTCGTCAACGGTCTTTGTCCCTTCCGCTATCAGTTGATCAATCCAGTCCACTGCCACCCACCACCGCGTCGTTTAAAAGGATGTGCGGAGCCCCGTCGCTTACGGGGACATTCTGCCCGCCTTTGCCGCAATATCCCGGGCTCATCACCCTCCTGTTGCCGCACAGGCTGATTCCGTGCAGGGTTTTCAGGATCTCTCCTGACAAGGACACGTCCCTGACCATCCTCGTGCACTCCCCGTTCTCGATGAGATACCCGTATTCCGCGTTGAACTGGAAGATTCCCCTCCCCGGATCGACCTGGCCTCCCCGGGAACCTTTGAGGAAAATGCCGTTTTTGCATTCCGCGAATATCTCTTCCTCCGTGGCATCCCCGGCCTCGATAAAGGTGTTGCTCATCCGGACAAGCGGGGGCTCACCGGGCATAGCCCGTGCATGGCCCGCAGAACCATGTCCGACCGCGGCAAGGGATTCCCGGCTGTGCAGGAATGCATTGATCACGCCGTTTCTGATAATCTCTGTCCGTTTCACGGCAACGCCTTCTGCGTCGACCGGATCAAAGCCGAACTCACAGAGACCCGGGTCATCGACAATGGTGAGGATGTCACTCCCGATCCTCTCGCCGATTTTCCCTTTTAAGACAGAATTGCCTTCCTGAATCAGGTCACCCTCACTCGCATGCCCCACTGCTTCGTGGGCAAAGACTCCGGCAAGTTCCGGGTCGAGGACAGCTTTCAGTTTCCCGCCTTTGGGTGCCCCGGCGTCAAGAAGCGCGAGTGCCGTTGCGGCAGCTTTTCTCCCGACCTCCTCCTGGTGACGGAGATTGAAGCCGTGGATTGAGTGTTCGCGTTCGTACCCCATCTGGAGATCGCCATTCCTGGATGCAACTGCAAGGACATTGAATCCCGACCTCGTCATCCGGTACGAGTATTCATGGCCTGAACTGTCAGAGAAATGCACATGTTCTACCCGCTCGATATAATTTGCCCGGGTATTCACGATGCCCGGGCTTTTCGCTGCTTTTTCAATTCCCGCGAGAAGAGCCGATTTTTCTTCAAGTGGGATCTCGTACGGATCTTCTTTTATGGGGGGAACGGGAAGAATTCCGCTGGGAGCATCGCCGAGTTTGACTTTTTCTTCGGTGATCCGGGCAAGCCTGCCTGCCTGCTCGAGGAGGTCCTCGAATTTCCTGCCAGTGCATGGGGTGTAATTGTCGATCTGGAGAATTCCCCAGCCGTGACCGGAGAGTACCCTGAGGACGGCTATGTTGAGAAAAGAAGTTCCTGCCGATTCCACAACGCTGTTATCGATATCGATATGGGTGACTTCGCCCGTTACATGCCGCAGGTCAAAGTAAGATATGCCCTGCATCGTGCTCAGGCCGTTGTCTGGTTGATCGGAGTGGTTTCAGGGATTATGGCTGTCGGTCTCAGCGCCATCTTGCGGAGTTTTGTGAGGAACCCGTCAGAGTTCTCCGGCACGAGGGCAAGTTTGAGGACATCATCGATCGTGTCTATGGGGATGATGGTGACGAGGGGTTTGTACCGCTCTTCGATAAGGACGTCGCCGATATTCATGCGGGGGATGAGCACGGTCTTGATTCCCGCCTTGGCTGCGGCCTCGATCTTATACGTCACTCCACCCACCGGGAGAACGTCCCCACGCACGGAGAGGGACCCGGTCATGGCTATGTCCTGCCGGACGGGAATGCCCTCAATGGCGCTGACGACCGCTGTCGCAACGCTCACCGATGCCGAATCACCCTCGACACCCATGTAGGTCCCGATAAACTGGATGTGGATATCGATATTCTTGACATCCCTTCCGGTGAATTTCTTGAGGATTGCACTGACATTCTTGATGGATTCCTGCGCAATCTCCTTGAGCATACCGGTTGCGATGACCGTCCCGCTTGCACCCTGTGCGGGTGTGACCTCCGCCATGATGGGAAGGACGGACCCTGCATCACTGCCCGTGACAGCAAGCCCGTTCACACGGCCAACGCGTGTTCCTTCCACAACGGTCATCTCGTACTCCCTCAGGTGGCGGGTGATCTCATCGGAGACCTGGTCTTCAATGGACCGTGCTGTCTTCTTTGCGGTGATCACGTGGGCTGCAGTAGTTATGGGGGCACTTTCCTGGCGGGCGATATCTCCTGCAACGCGGATCAGGCCGCCCATGTCCCGGAGCTTGAGGGTCAGGTGTCCCTTGCGGTTCGAGCGCCTGCGGGCTTCACGAATGACTTCCTCGATTGCACTCTGGTCGAAGTGCGGGATCTTGCCGTCATTCTTGACTTCCTGAGCGATGAACCGGATATACTTCTGACGGTTTTCCGGAGTGTCATCCATGCTCTCCGCCATGTACACTTCGTACCCGTATCCCCGGATACGCGAGCGGAGTGCCGGGTGCATTCCCTGGATTGCATCGAGGTTTCCGGCGGCAACCATCACGAACTTACAAGGTACCGGCTCTGTCCGGACCATTGCACCGCTCGAGCGCTCGCTCTGGCCGGTTATAGGGAATTCACCTTCCTGGAGGGCGGTGAGGAGGTTCTGCTGGGAGTGGGGATCGAGCGTGTTGATCTCATCGATGAAGAGGACTCCGCCGTTTGACCGGTGGATTGCCCCTGCTTCGACCCGGTCATGGGCCGGGGTCTCAAGACCGCCGCTCTGGAAGGGATCATGCCTTACATCGCCAAGGAGGGCGCCTGCATGGGAGCCGGTGCCGTCAATGAACGGGGCGATGGTCTTCGTATCGTTCGAGACCAGAAGCTTGGGGACCATCGCCTCTTCCCGGGGAGTTGTATAACGCAGGGCCATGAAGACAAAAGCTCCTGCGATAAGCCCCATGAGAAGCTGCATGGTGATGATGGCATAGCCGGCGATACCCAGGAGAAGGAGCATCAGGAGCGTCTGCCTGAACTGGGTTTTTTTCTTTGCCTCAGCCTTATGGGCCCCGACTATCTGTTTTCCCCTGCCGCATGCAACGGTCCGGATCACCGGGTTATTGGAGTCATCGGAATTGGGGTACACGAGAATATCCTGCAGCTCCTCCTTTGGCAGGAGCTCGGCCATCGCCTTTGCAAGCATCGATTTTCCGGTACCGGGGCTGCCGATCATCATGACATGCCGGCGCTGGATGGCGGCTTTCTTGATAACTTCAACCGCACGTTCCTGCCCGATAACCTGATCGATCAGTTTTTGCGGTACTTCTATCTGCGATGATGTTGCGACAATGCCGTCAGCTCTTGCGGCTTCCGGAACAGCACTCTCTGGTGCTGCCGGTTCTGGCTGCGGAGATGATTGTTCAGAATTATCCATTGTGGTTATGCCCTCTCGTTGCCCTTGGATTTTCATATAATTTGTCTCATGATAGTTTAAGTACTTTCAGCTGATCCCAACACGGGAATTCCTGCGGGTTCACTTATAAATAAATGATAAATGAACTGCCCCTTTTATTGCTTTTTGCGCAAAATCTACATACAATCTTTCGTAAACATACTTGCCCACCCGGATAACCCGTGCCATCTGTCGCACCGGGCAGAGGAACGATACCATGAAAGTGATCAGCACTGAAAAATCTCAGGTTCTTGCCACCCGGCTTGCACGCGCACTCAAGACAAGCGTTGTGGATGTAAATTACTCCCGGTTTCCCGATGGGGAACATTACCTCCGTGCAGGAGAGCTTGACGATGAGACCATCATTGTCGGGAGTGTTGTCGACAACGATGCCCTTGTTCAGCTGCTCCTCCTGATTGATGCCTGCGACAGCTCAGAAAACCGGCTGGTTATCCCCTATCTGGCGTATGCCCGCCAGGACAAGCGGTTCCACCCGGGGGAACCGATCAGTATCCGAGCCGTTGCGCAGGCTTTCAGCCGGGGTGTTTCGGATATCACCACCATCAATATCCATGACAAGGATGTGCTCAGATACTTTTCCGCTCCGGTCCGGAATATATCCGTGGCCCGGGATCTCGGGGAGTACATAAAGACGCTTGATATCGATAATCCGCTCATACTCTCTCCTGACGATGGTGCCCTGGCATTTGCAGAAGAGGTCTCATCGGTAGGGAACTGGGATGTTGATCACCTGGAGAAGACCCGGCTCTCCGGGGTCGAAGTGAAGATGGCCCCAAAACAACTCTGTGCAAAAGGGAGATCCGTCATTATCGTTGATGATATCATCTCCACCGGGGGTACCATAGCAACCGCGGGGGGAATGCTCTACAGCCAGGGAGCGGATAATGTGTATGCCGCATGTGTCCACGGGGTCCTCACCGGGGGAGCTTATGCCCGGCTCATGGCAACCGGTATCCGGGATGTCTTCTGCAGCGATACCATTGAGCGGGCGTGCAGCAAATTATCGGCGGCCGACAGGATAGCCCATGAACTTAACTCCTCCTGAAAAACTCCTTTCTGATATTGCGTTTTTTCACTGCACGGGGGTTTGTCAGATATGAAAGCAGTTCTCGATGCAAGTGTCTTCTTCTCCGAACTCCCTCTCGAAGGGGAATTGTATACAACCCCCTCAGTCTGCGATGAACTTCTCGATATCAGGGCAAAAGGCAATTTCGAGAAGTTC
This region includes:
- the lonB gene encoding ATP-dependent protease LonB, producing the protein MDNSEQSSPQPEPAAPESAVPEAARADGIVATSSQIEVPQKLIDQVIGQERAVEVIKKAAIQRRHVMMIGSPGTGKSMLAKAMAELLPKEELQDILVYPNSDDSNNPVIRTVACGRGKQIVGAHKAEAKKKTQFRQTLLMLLLLGIAGYAIITMQLLMGLIAGAFVFMALRYTTPREEAMVPKLLVSNDTKTIAPFIDGTGSHAGALLGDVRHDPFQSGGLETPAHDRVEAGAIHRSNGGVLFIDEINTLDPHSQQNLLTALQEGEFPITGQSERSSGAMVRTEPVPCKFVMVAAGNLDAIQGMHPALRSRIRGYGYEVYMAESMDDTPENRQKYIRFIAQEVKNDGKIPHFDQSAIEEVIREARRRSNRKGHLTLKLRDMGGLIRVAGDIARQESAPITTAAHVITAKKTARSIEDQVSDEITRHLREYEMTVVEGTRVGRVNGLAVTGSDAGSVLPIMAEVTPAQGASGTVIATGMLKEIAQESIKNVSAILKKFTGRDVKNIDIHIQFIGTYMGVEGDSASVSVATAVVSAIEGIPVRQDIAMTGSLSVRGDVLPVGGVTYKIEAAAKAGIKTVLIPRMNIGDVLIEERYKPLVTIIPIDTIDDVLKLALVPENSDGFLTKLRKMALRPTAIIPETTPINQTTA
- a CDS encoding TldD/PmbA family protein, which gives rise to MQGISYFDLRHVTGEVTHIDIDNSVVESAGTSFLNIAVLRVLSGHGWGILQIDNYTPCTGRKFEDLLEQAGRLARITEEKVKLGDAPSGILPVPPIKEDPYEIPLEEKSALLAGIEKAAKSPGIVNTRANYIERVEHVHFSDSSGHEYSYRMTRSGFNVLAVASRNGDLQMGYEREHSIHGFNLRHQEEVGRKAAATALALLDAGAPKGGKLKAVLDPELAGVFAHEAVGHASEGDLIQEGNSVLKGKIGERIGSDILTIVDDPGLCEFGFDPVDAEGVAVKRTEIIRNGVINAFLHSRESLAAVGHGSAGHARAMPGEPPLVRMSNTFIEAGDATEEEIFAECKNGIFLKGSRGGQVDPGRGIFQFNAEYGYLIENGECTRMVRDVSLSGEILKTLHGISLCGNRRVMSPGYCGKGGQNVPVSDGAPHILLNDAVVGGSGLD
- a CDS encoding ribose-phosphate diphosphokinase, which encodes MKVISTEKSQVLATRLARALKTSVVDVNYSRFPDGEHYLRAGELDDETIIVGSVVDNDALVQLLLLIDACDSSENRLVIPYLAYARQDKRFHPGEPISIRAVAQAFSRGVSDITTINIHDKDVLRYFSAPVRNISVARDLGEYIKTLDIDNPLILSPDDGALAFAEEVSSVGNWDVDHLEKTRLSGVEVKMAPKQLCAKGRSVIIVDDIISTGGTIATAGGMLYSQGADNVYAACVHGVLTGGAYARLMATGIRDVFCSDTIERACSKLSAADRIAHELNSS